One window from the genome of Candidatus Eisenbacteria bacterium encodes:
- a CDS encoding PGPGW domain-containing protein, with the protein MNWVQGYGTAIWWATGVSVVTFIVGIVAVPMLMIRVPADYFAHPRRSRMLWAGKPPAIRAVLLAGKNLLGWILVAAGILMLVLPGQGILTILIGLMLLDFPGKFRVERWIVAHRPIFKLINWIRRRAGRPPLVLEK; encoded by the coding sequence ATGAACTGGGTTCAGGGTTACGGAACGGCAATCTGGTGGGCAACCGGAGTTTCGGTCGTAACTTTCATCGTGGGCATAGTTGCTGTCCCGATGCTAATGATCCGAGTCCCTGCAGATTACTTCGCACATCCCAGACGGAGCAGAATGCTGTGGGCCGGAAAGCCCCCGGCGATTCGGGCAGTGCTTCTGGCTGGGAAGAACCTTCTTGGATGGATCCTCGTAGCGGCCGGCATTCTAATGCTGGTCCTGCCCGGCCAGGGAATCCTGACTATACTGATTGGATTGATGCTGCTGGATTTCCCGGGTAAGTTCCGGGTGGAGAGATGGATCGTTGCGCACCGCCCGATTTTCAAGCTAATCAATTGGATTCGGCGGCGCGCCGGCCGTCCCCCACTTGTGCTTGAAAAATAG